The Urbifossiella limnaea genome has a window encoding:
- a CDS encoding MFS transporter: MPAPSPVATWRWSVVWLLFLATMLNYMDRQALNNTQRHLLAEFEPDPARRNAVYADIQFAFGVSFALFQIVAGLLIDRFSLRWLYLGAIVVWSGAGVLTGMVPAGAVGALIACRVMLGVGEAFNWPCAVACVRRVIPRESRGLANGIFHSGASIGAVATPFLVLLAVNRETGEGWRGLFVVVGAVGAVWAALWMATTRGDRAAVIDHVEPADPAVPGSSTPFTAAFGMRAFWVCLATGVCVNLCWHFYNQWFPRYLTEDLRVAADTELYILAGFYVAADLGSLVSGWTTRRLVRAGHTVERSRQLVMTGVAVVLLAATVPAALLPAGALFGLKVGMFFVVAAAAMGGFAIFFSLAQDVIPRHTATILGVCGCMSWLVISGVTKTIGEFGLAGPGKYATLFVVIGCVPLLAAAAGWLWPRDTLQH, encoded by the coding sequence ATGCCCGCCCCCTCCCCCGTCGCCACCTGGCGGTGGTCCGTCGTCTGGCTGCTGTTCCTCGCCACCATGCTGAACTACATGGACCGGCAGGCGCTGAACAACACCCAGCGCCACCTCCTCGCCGAGTTCGAGCCCGACCCCGCCCGCCGCAACGCCGTCTACGCCGACATCCAGTTCGCGTTCGGCGTCTCGTTCGCCCTGTTCCAGATCGTCGCCGGCCTCCTCATCGACCGGTTCAGCCTCCGCTGGCTGTACCTCGGCGCCATCGTCGTGTGGAGCGGCGCCGGGGTGCTCACCGGGATGGTCCCCGCCGGCGCGGTGGGGGCGCTGATCGCCTGCCGGGTGATGCTCGGCGTCGGCGAGGCGTTCAACTGGCCGTGCGCCGTGGCGTGCGTCCGCCGGGTGATCCCGCGCGAGAGCCGCGGCCTGGCCAACGGCATCTTCCACAGCGGCGCCAGCATCGGCGCCGTGGCCACGCCGTTCCTCGTGCTGCTGGCCGTGAACCGGGAGACGGGTGAAGGCTGGCGCGGCCTGTTCGTGGTGGTCGGCGCCGTCGGGGCCGTGTGGGCGGCGCTGTGGATGGCGACGACCCGCGGCGACCGCGCCGCCGTCATCGACCACGTCGAGCCGGCCGACCCCGCGGTCCCCGGGAGCTCGACCCCGTTCACCGCCGCGTTCGGGATGCGGGCGTTCTGGGTGTGCCTGGCGACGGGCGTGTGCGTGAACCTGTGCTGGCACTTCTACAACCAGTGGTTCCCGCGCTACCTCACCGAAGACCTCCGCGTCGCGGCGGACACGGAGCTGTACATCCTCGCCGGGTTCTACGTCGCCGCCGACCTCGGCAGCCTGGTCAGCGGCTGGACCACGCGCCGGCTCGTCCGCGCCGGCCACACTGTCGAACGCTCGCGGCAGCTGGTGATGACCGGCGTGGCGGTCGTGCTGCTGGCCGCGACGGTGCCGGCGGCGCTGCTGCCGGCCGGCGCCTTGTTCGGGCTGAAGGTGGGGATGTTCTTCGTGGTCGCGGCGGCGGCGATGGGCGGGTTCGCCATCTTCTTCTCGCTCGCGCAGGACGTAATCCCGCGTCACACCGCCACGATCCTGGGTGTGTGCGGCTGCATGTCGTGGCTGGTCATCAGCGGCGTGACGAAGACGATCGGCGAGTTCGGCCTCGCCGGCCCGGGGAAGTACGCGACGCTGTTCGTGGTGATCGGCTGCGTGCCGCTCCTGGCCGCGGCGGCGGGATGGCTGTGGCCGCGGGACACGCTCCAACACTAA
- a CDS encoding DUF1592 domain-containing protein: protein MPVRGVFAALALAVALLTPRPGAEAQPAKDLDADFRTTVRPFLDTHCGGCHGAERPKADLNLQRFTTPASIAAEFAQWEEVLSQLKSGEMPPRTAKAQPTAAQRQAVVAWLEAFRAREAERNAGDPGVVLPRRLSVAEYDATIRDLTGVDIRPARDFPVDPANAAGFDNTGESLTMSPALLAKYLQAAKFVAEHLVLNPDGFTFAPYPVIAETDRDKYHVRRIVDFYLAQPTDLAPYFFAAWQGKADPKLSPKYQATVTALLTEKTAERGPVAAVQALFQALPKDEPAARRGCEQLRDVVQKVRSRTQVKVRNLSVPGMNAGAQALVLWKDREMASNRRTYGGGALTLRTDDLPAAAKAKLTPPDDDAKKAYEDGFNRFCDVFPDAFYVKERARVFLGPNGEQGNAGRLLSAGFHNQMGYFRDDQPLCELVLDAKGKRDLDRLWDEFDFACDIPARMHSGLVWFERSESPYLEGKQFDFARAEDKDVVSPAKFGRFRDEYVKHTLKQSRDATATQAVKDHFKISEANIRRVEAARAAAEPKHVAALQAFAEKAYRRKLTAAEKDGVAAFYRALRGADATHEEAVRDTVVRVLASPHFCFRVDLPAQGKTALTDEALASRLSYFLWSSMPDAELLDHAAKGSLHTPDVLTAQVRRMLKDDRARGLAANFGGSWLDFRRFDEHNAVDRGRFPQFTNDLRAAMAEEPVRFLLDVMQTDRPVTDVLSGKHTFVNAALAKHYGMPMPAQGWARVDDADKYGRGGVLPMGVFLTKNAPGLRTSPVKRGYWVVTKLLGERIPPPPPDVPELPADEGKLGTLTVREALAKHREHPSCAGCHARFDSFGLAFEGFGPVGEKRSKDLAGNAVDTRVSFPGSVEADGVGGLRDYLKDRRQAAFVDTLCRKLLSYGLGRTLLLTDEPTVAAMKARLARDGGRFAGLAEVVATSPQFLNKRAQ from the coding sequence ATGCCCGTTCGGGGAGTGTTCGCCGCCCTGGCGCTGGCCGTCGCGCTGCTGACGCCGCGCCCCGGCGCCGAGGCGCAGCCGGCGAAGGACCTGGACGCCGACTTCCGCACGACCGTCCGGCCATTTCTGGACACGCACTGCGGCGGCTGCCACGGCGCCGAGCGGCCGAAAGCCGACCTGAACCTGCAGCGCTTCACGACGCCCGCCAGCATCGCCGCCGAGTTCGCGCAGTGGGAAGAGGTGCTGTCGCAGCTCAAGAGCGGCGAGATGCCGCCGCGGACGGCGAAGGCGCAGCCGACCGCGGCACAGCGGCAGGCGGTGGTGGCGTGGCTGGAGGCGTTCCGCGCCCGCGAGGCGGAACGCAACGCCGGCGACCCCGGCGTCGTGCTGCCGCGGCGGCTCAGCGTCGCCGAGTACGACGCCACCATCCGCGACCTGACCGGCGTGGACATCCGCCCGGCCCGCGACTTCCCCGTGGACCCCGCCAACGCCGCCGGGTTCGACAACACCGGCGAGTCGCTGACGATGTCGCCGGCGCTGCTGGCCAAGTACCTGCAAGCGGCGAAGTTCGTGGCCGAGCACCTGGTGCTGAACCCGGACGGGTTCACGTTCGCGCCGTACCCGGTGATCGCCGAGACGGACCGCGACAAGTACCACGTCCGCCGCATCGTGGACTTCTACCTCGCCCAGCCGACCGACCTGGCGCCGTACTTCTTCGCCGCGTGGCAGGGGAAGGCCGACCCGAAGCTGAGCCCGAAGTACCAGGCGACGGTGACGGCGCTGCTGACGGAAAAGACGGCCGAGCGCGGCCCCGTGGCCGCGGTGCAGGCGCTGTTCCAGGCGCTGCCGAAGGACGAGCCCGCCGCCCGCCGCGGCTGCGAGCAGTTGCGCGACGTGGTGCAGAAGGTACGGAGCCGCACGCAGGTGAAGGTGCGGAACCTGAGCGTGCCGGGGATGAACGCCGGGGCGCAGGCGCTCGTGCTGTGGAAGGACCGCGAGATGGCGAGCAACCGCCGCACCTACGGCGGCGGGGCGCTGACGCTACGGACCGACGACCTCCCCGCCGCCGCGAAGGCGAAGCTGACGCCGCCGGACGACGACGCGAAGAAGGCCTACGAGGACGGCTTCAATCGCTTCTGCGACGTGTTCCCCGACGCCTTCTACGTGAAGGAGCGGGCGCGGGTGTTCCTCGGCCCGAACGGCGAGCAGGGGAACGCCGGCCGGCTGCTGAGCGCCGGCTTCCACAACCAGATGGGCTACTTCCGCGACGACCAGCCGCTGTGCGAGCTGGTCCTCGACGCGAAGGGTAAGCGCGACCTGGACCGGTTGTGGGACGAGTTCGACTTCGCGTGTGACATACCGGCGCGGATGCACTCGGGGCTGGTGTGGTTCGAGCGGTCGGAGTCGCCGTACCTCGAGGGTAAGCAGTTCGACTTCGCCCGCGCCGAGGACAAGGACGTTGTGTCGCCGGCGAAGTTCGGCCGGTTCCGCGACGAGTACGTGAAGCACACGCTGAAGCAGAGCCGCGACGCCACCGCGACGCAGGCGGTGAAGGACCACTTCAAGATCAGCGAGGCGAACATCCGCCGCGTGGAAGCGGCCCGCGCTGCGGCCGAGCCGAAGCACGTCGCCGCGCTGCAGGCGTTCGCGGAGAAGGCCTACCGCCGCAAGCTGACCGCGGCCGAGAAGGACGGCGTGGCGGCGTTCTACCGCGCTCTCCGCGGCGCGGACGCGACGCACGAGGAAGCCGTGCGCGACACCGTGGTGCGCGTGCTGGCGTCGCCGCACTTCTGCTTCCGCGTCGATTTGCCGGCGCAGGGCAAGACCGCGCTCACCGACGAAGCGCTGGCCAGCCGACTGAGTTACTTCCTGTGGTCGAGCATGCCCGACGCCGAGCTGCTGGACCACGCCGCGAAGGGGTCGTTGCACACGCCCGACGTGCTGACCGCACAGGTCCGCCGCATGCTGAAGGACGACCGCGCCCGCGGGCTGGCGGCGAACTTCGGCGGCAGCTGGCTCGATTTCCGCCGGTTCGACGAGCACAACGCCGTGGACCGCGGCCGCTTCCCGCAGTTCACCAATGACCTCCGCGCCGCGATGGCCGAGGAGCCCGTGCGGTTCCTGCTCGACGTGATGCAGACCGACCGCCCCGTGACCGACGTGCTGAGCGGGAAGCACACGTTCGTGAACGCCGCGCTGGCGAAGCACTACGGGATGCCGATGCCGGCGCAGGGCTGGGCGCGGGTCGACGACGCCGACAAGTACGGCCGCGGCGGCGTGCTGCCGATGGGCGTGTTCCTGACGAAGAACGCCCCGGGCCTCCGCACCAGCCCCGTGAAGCGCGGCTACTGGGTGGTGACGAAGCTGCTCGGCGAGCGCATCCCGCCGCCACCGCCGGACGTGCCCGAACTGCCGGCCGACGAGGGGAAGCTCGGCACGCTGACCGTCCGCGAGGCGCTGGCGAAGCACCGCGAGCACCCGAGCTGCGCCGGCTGCCACGCCCGCTTCGACTCCTTCGGCCTGGCCTTCGAGGGCTTCGGCCCCGTCGGCGAGAAGCGGTCGAAGGACCTGGCCGGCAACGCCGTTGACACCCGGGTGTCGTTCCCGGGGAGTGTCGAGGCAGACGGCGTCGGCGGGCTGCGCGACTACCTGAAGGACCGGCGGCAGGCGGCGTTCGTGGACACGCTGTGCCGCAAGCTGCTGAGCTACGGCCTGGGCCGGACGTTGCTGCTGACGGACGAGCCGACGGTTGCGGCGATGAAGGCCCGGCTGGCGCGCGACGGCGGCCGCTTCGCCGGGCTGGCCGAGGTGGTGGCGACGAGCCCGCAGTTTTTGAACAAGCGAGCGCAATGA
- a CDS encoding DUF1552 domain-containing protein — MSPKPPIARRTFLRGAGVAVALPWLESVPVWGADPAAPPKRFAALFMGNGINGNHWWGKGEGATLELGKSLQPLNPVKSRVNVLNGLFNKSATGVGIHPGQTGNVLSGAALQKGAELRGGVSIDQVLAQHVGQHTPQPSLVLGCEQPTTGYHETNFSLAYSSHISWQNATSPVPMEVYPSLAFDALFGGRGDRRTRSVLDAVHGDAASLSNRVSGADRARLDEYLTSVREVEKRVAPARAERDAAIDRGATPTMPRPANGLPEDLRDHLRLMCDVIALGFQTDRTRVATLLMARDLSGLTYPFLGVRGAHHPASHSDLSDEYEKITTFYVSQLAYLATRLDAMKEGERSVLDNSCLMFVSNMWAGSSHNSNKLPVVLVGGLGGTLQGGRALDYLTRGDANRKLCSLYLSILDRMDVRLDRFGDADTRLVGL, encoded by the coding sequence ATGAGCCCGAAGCCCCCGATCGCCCGGCGGACGTTCCTCCGCGGGGCCGGCGTCGCGGTCGCCCTGCCGTGGCTCGAATCTGTCCCGGTGTGGGGCGCCGACCCGGCCGCGCCGCCGAAGCGGTTCGCCGCCCTGTTCATGGGCAACGGCATCAACGGCAACCACTGGTGGGGCAAGGGCGAGGGCGCCACCCTCGAACTCGGCAAGAGCCTCCAGCCGCTGAACCCCGTGAAGTCGCGGGTGAACGTGCTGAACGGCCTGTTCAACAAGTCGGCCACCGGCGTCGGCATCCACCCCGGCCAGACCGGCAACGTGCTGTCGGGGGCCGCCCTCCAGAAGGGCGCCGAGTTGCGTGGCGGCGTCAGCATCGACCAGGTGCTCGCCCAACACGTCGGCCAGCACACGCCGCAGCCGAGCCTGGTGCTCGGGTGCGAGCAGCCGACCACGGGCTACCACGAGACGAACTTCTCGCTGGCGTACAGCTCGCACATCTCGTGGCAGAACGCCACGTCGCCGGTGCCGATGGAGGTGTACCCGTCGCTGGCGTTCGACGCCCTGTTCGGCGGCCGCGGCGACCGCCGCACCCGCAGCGTACTGGACGCCGTGCACGGCGACGCGGCGTCCCTGAGCAACCGCGTGAGCGGCGCCGACCGCGCCCGGCTCGACGAGTACCTGACAAGCGTGCGCGAGGTCGAGAAGCGCGTCGCCCCGGCACGGGCGGAGCGGGATGCCGCGATCGACCGCGGCGCGACCCCCACGATGCCGCGGCCCGCGAACGGCCTCCCCGAAGACCTCCGCGACCACCTCCGCCTGATGTGCGACGTGATCGCCCTCGGCTTCCAGACCGACCGCACCCGCGTGGCGACGCTGCTGATGGCCCGCGACCTGTCCGGCCTGACGTACCCGTTCCTCGGCGTCCGCGGCGCCCACCACCCGGCGTCGCACAGCGACCTGTCCGACGAGTACGAGAAGATCACTACCTTCTACGTCAGCCAGCTGGCGTACCTCGCCACGCGCCTGGACGCGATGAAGGAGGGCGAGCGGTCGGTGCTGGACAACTCGTGCCTGATGTTCGTGTCGAACATGTGGGCCGGCAGCAGCCACAACTCGAACAAGCTGCCGGTGGTGCTGGTGGGCGGGCTCGGCGGCACGCTCCAGGGCGGCCGGGCGCTCGACTACCTGACCCGCGGCGACGCCAACCGCAAGCTGTGCAGCCTGTACCTGTCGATCCTCGACCGCATGGACGTGCGCCTCGACCGCTTCGGCGACGCCGACACGCGGCTGGTGGGGCTGTGA
- a CDS encoding methyltransferase regulatory domain-containing protein: MESNTYDEVPYDSHPYAQTHPSRLAVVARLFGLNPPPVQTARVLELGAAAGGNLVPVAERFPQSHCVGVDLSARQVADGVAFVTRLGLKNIELRHASITDVDESYGTFDYVVCHGVFSWVPTTVRDAILDVCARRLAPNGVAYVSYNTYPGWHMRGMIRDMMRYHAMRFPDAKQRVGQARALLDFLAASNRQEGAYTALLKAELESVRKQADHYLFHEHLEENNDPLYFHQFVAMAEAHGLRYMGEARVGTMVTGNFGPDVQKTLRTLAADQVQTEQYMDFLRNRTFRETLLVPAAATPNWTIDPAAVRTMHVASAGKPATKNPPDINTEAPAQYQTRSGMTLSTNRPLLKAAMQVLGERWPGTTPFDELLTESRLLLGRPADTLDDDGKTLALGLVNTYISSDLLELHAAPIAVSRVPGEKPEVVKSARLQAGAGAAMVTNRRHELVKLTDLDKRLVPLLDGTRTRPELVEALTADAVAGQLQVARNGKPVTGDAAVREALTAVLDPALTVLTGHALLVS; this comes from the coding sequence ATGGAATCGAACACGTATGACGAGGTCCCCTACGACAGCCACCCGTACGCCCAGACGCACCCGTCGCGGCTCGCGGTCGTGGCCCGGCTGTTCGGTCTGAACCCGCCGCCGGTCCAGACGGCGCGCGTCCTCGAACTCGGCGCCGCGGCCGGCGGCAACCTCGTCCCCGTCGCCGAACGCTTCCCGCAGTCCCACTGCGTCGGCGTGGACCTGTCCGCGCGCCAGGTCGCCGACGGCGTCGCGTTCGTGACGCGGCTCGGGTTGAAGAACATCGAGCTGCGCCACGCGAGCATCACCGACGTGGACGAGTCCTACGGCACGTTCGACTACGTGGTCTGCCACGGCGTCTTCTCGTGGGTGCCGACCACCGTCCGCGACGCGATCCTCGACGTGTGCGCCCGCCGGCTGGCGCCGAACGGCGTCGCCTACGTCAGCTACAACACGTACCCCGGGTGGCACATGCGCGGCATGATCCGCGACATGATGCGCTACCACGCCATGCGCTTCCCGGACGCGAAGCAGCGCGTCGGCCAGGCGCGGGCGCTGCTCGACTTCCTCGCCGCGTCCAACCGCCAGGAGGGCGCCTACACCGCGCTGCTGAAGGCCGAGTTGGAGAGCGTCCGCAAGCAGGCCGACCACTACCTCTTCCACGAACACCTGGAGGAGAACAACGACCCGCTGTACTTCCACCAGTTCGTGGCGATGGCGGAGGCGCACGGCCTCCGCTACATGGGCGAGGCACGTGTCGGCACGATGGTCACCGGCAACTTCGGGCCGGACGTGCAGAAGACGCTCCGCACCCTCGCCGCGGACCAGGTGCAGACCGAGCAGTACATGGACTTCCTGCGCAACCGCACGTTCCGCGAAACGCTCCTCGTCCCCGCCGCGGCCACGCCGAACTGGACGATCGACCCCGCCGCCGTGCGCACGATGCACGTCGCGTCCGCCGGCAAGCCGGCGACCAAGAACCCGCCCGACATCAACACCGAGGCGCCGGCCCAGTACCAGACGCGCAGCGGCATGACGCTCTCGACCAACCGCCCGCTGCTGAAGGCGGCCATGCAGGTGCTCGGCGAGCGCTGGCCGGGTACGACGCCGTTCGACGAGTTGCTGACCGAGTCGCGCCTCCTCCTCGGCCGCCCCGCGGACACGCTCGACGACGACGGCAAGACGCTGGCGCTGGGGCTGGTGAACACGTACATCTCGTCCGACCTGCTGGAGTTGCACGCGGCGCCGATCGCGGTGTCGCGGGTACCGGGGGAGAAGCCGGAAGTGGTGAAGTCGGCGCGGCTGCAGGCCGGGGCGGGCGCGGCGATGGTCACGAACCGCCGGCACGAGCTGGTGAAGCTGACCGACCTGGACAAGCGGCTGGTGCCGCTGCTCGACGGCACCCGCACGCGGCCGGAGCTGGTGGAAGCGCTGACCGCGGACGCGGTGGCGGGGCAGCTACAGGTGGCGCGGAACGGCAAGCCGGTGACGGGGGACGCGGCCGTGCGCGAGGCGCTGACGGCAGTCCTCGACCCGGCGCTGACGGTGCTCACCGGGCACGCGCTGCTGGTGAGCTGA
- a CDS encoding potassium channel family protein yields the protein MDRSVVLCGLGRVGWRVLESLRAAGQPVAVVDTHPPLDDPRLAGLTVVVGDCRKPEVLERAGVGGAAAVLIVTGDDLVNVSAALIVRQLNADVRVVLRMFNQNLLDRLGAAVKNTTALSVSGLVAPLLALTAATGEALGAFKLDSGPQQIAELVVADGTDLAGRPLADVAGQYGVVPLAVGADGAEPRFLLDVRGDTRLSVGDRLVVAGAPAAVRPLLETVRGDLLPGVRWAGAVRRWLRTAVTTLGEVDLAVKVITPVLFVALLASTLTFRYGLESSWADGVYQSVSVMATGAELRGDARPEWAKVFLSVLKLVGAALLAGFTAILTNYLIRARLGGALEVRRVPDGGHVVVCGLGNLGYRCVEALTAIGERVVAIDRTNDNPFIATCRRKGVPAFVGDATVAEVLRQARADTAKAVIAATDSELANLEIALLVKEFAPKARLVVRLSDPLFAGALRESAGVRHAVSEPALAAPAFAAALFGDRVQTLVRAIGRTLVVVEFSPQPDGCGLAGKSLRAAAVDYRFLPLSLNGQNPATMPDRRLKPGDRVTAVAELPDLERLLRRAPVAKDRRVVVDGFPKTAREALLPLVRAARRCSQDEADAVLAAPPFVAADGLTRGEADELLAQLGRERVTARAEVG from the coding sequence GTGGACCGATCGGTCGTGCTGTGCGGGCTCGGGCGGGTCGGGTGGCGGGTGCTGGAGTCGCTCCGCGCCGCCGGCCAGCCCGTCGCCGTCGTCGACACGCACCCGCCGCTCGACGACCCGCGTCTCGCCGGCCTCACGGTCGTCGTCGGCGACTGCCGCAAGCCCGAAGTGTTGGAAAGGGCGGGCGTCGGCGGCGCGGCCGCGGTCCTCATTGTCACCGGCGACGACCTGGTGAACGTGTCCGCGGCGCTGATCGTGCGGCAGCTCAACGCCGACGTCCGCGTCGTCCTGCGGATGTTCAACCAGAACCTCCTCGACCGGCTCGGCGCGGCCGTCAAGAACACCACCGCCCTGAGCGTCTCCGGCCTCGTCGCGCCGCTGCTGGCGCTGACCGCCGCCACCGGCGAGGCGCTCGGCGCGTTCAAGCTCGACAGCGGCCCCCAGCAGATCGCCGAGCTCGTCGTCGCCGACGGGACCGACCTCGCCGGCCGGCCGCTCGCCGACGTGGCGGGGCAGTACGGCGTCGTGCCGCTGGCCGTCGGCGCGGACGGCGCCGAGCCGCGCTTCTTGCTCGACGTGCGCGGCGACACCCGGTTGTCGGTCGGCGACCGGCTCGTCGTCGCCGGCGCGCCGGCGGCGGTGCGGCCGCTGCTGGAGACGGTCCGCGGCGACCTGCTGCCGGGCGTCCGCTGGGCCGGGGCCGTGCGCCGCTGGCTGCGCACCGCCGTCACCACGCTCGGCGAGGTGGACCTGGCGGTGAAGGTCATCACGCCGGTGCTGTTCGTCGCGCTCCTCGCCAGCACGCTGACGTTCCGGTACGGCCTCGAGTCGAGCTGGGCCGACGGCGTGTACCAGTCGGTGAGCGTGATGGCGACCGGGGCCGAGCTCCGCGGCGACGCCCGGCCCGAGTGGGCGAAGGTGTTCCTGAGCGTGCTCAAGCTGGTCGGCGCGGCGCTGCTCGCCGGGTTCACCGCCATCCTGACGAACTACCTGATCCGCGCCCGCCTCGGCGGCGCGCTGGAGGTGCGGCGCGTGCCCGACGGCGGGCACGTCGTGGTGTGCGGCCTCGGCAACCTGGGCTACCGGTGCGTCGAGGCGCTGACCGCGATCGGCGAGCGGGTGGTGGCCATCGACCGGACCAACGACAACCCGTTCATCGCCACCTGCCGGCGGAAGGGGGTGCCGGCGTTCGTCGGCGACGCGACCGTGGCCGAGGTGTTGAGGCAGGCCCGCGCCGACACCGCGAAGGCCGTCATCGCCGCGACCGACTCCGAGCTGGCGAACCTGGAGATCGCACTGCTGGTGAAGGAGTTCGCGCCGAAGGCCCGGCTCGTGGTGCGGCTGTCGGACCCGCTCTTTGCCGGGGCGCTGCGCGAGTCGGCGGGGGTGCGGCACGCGGTGTCCGAGCCGGCGCTGGCGGCCCCGGCGTTCGCCGCGGCGCTGTTCGGCGACCGCGTCCAGACGCTGGTGCGGGCGATCGGCCGCACGCTGGTCGTCGTCGAGTTCTCGCCGCAGCCCGACGGGTGCGGCCTGGCCGGGAAGTCGCTGCGGGCGGCGGCGGTCGACTACCGCTTCCTGCCGCTGTCGCTGAACGGCCAGAACCCGGCGACGATGCCGGACCGGCGGCTGAAGCCGGGCGACCGCGTGACCGCGGTGGCGGAGTTGCCGGACCTGGAGCGGCTGCTGCGGCGGGCGCCCGTGGCGAAGGACCGGCGGGTGGTGGTGGACGGCTTTCCGAAGACGGCTCGGGAGGCGCTCCTGCCGCTGGTGCGGGCGGCGCGGCGGTGCTCGCAGGACGAGGCGGACGCGGTGCTGGCGGCGCCGCCGTTCGTGGCCGCCGACGGGCTGACGCGCGGCGAGGCGGACGAACTGCTGGCGCAGCTCGGTCGGGAGCGGGTGACGGCGCGGGCGGAAGTGGGCTGA
- a CDS encoding WD40 repeat domain-containing protein, producing the protein MNLLTPPPAPASAKAVAEFAGHSSSVAAVAFTPDRSLLVSADRDGTTRVWDLGGAKPGPRGDVPRTGDPVRTLSCAPSSRLVALAADATGGLVRLFDITDKSPAPNVTLRGARGAVLAVAYSADGKLIAGGGEDGTLRLWEPGPGFRGDARAMLTGHTKPIAAAAVAPDGQTAATGSLDGTARTWTLGRIRPGPRATLPHPAAVQAVAYLPDGKSLVTACADGRVRVWDLTALKPAVRAEFAASVRVLAVTGDAIVGTAEGAAVTTWDARTGAVRAVWEVPGGSGTAAALTADGRYLARGTSAGVVGVYRVAEKRAR; encoded by the coding sequence ATGAATCTGCTCACCCCACCGCCCGCCCCCGCCAGCGCCAAGGCCGTCGCCGAGTTCGCGGGCCATTCCTCGTCCGTCGCCGCCGTCGCGTTCACGCCGGACCGGTCGCTCCTCGTCTCCGCCGACCGCGACGGCACCACCCGCGTCTGGGATTTGGGCGGCGCCAAGCCCGGCCCCCGCGGCGACGTGCCGCGCACCGGCGACCCCGTCCGCACCCTGTCCTGCGCGCCGAGCAGCCGGCTGGTCGCACTCGCCGCCGACGCCACCGGCGGGCTGGTGCGGTTGTTCGACATCACGGACAAATCGCCGGCCCCGAACGTCACCCTCCGCGGCGCCCGCGGGGCGGTGCTGGCGGTGGCCTACTCGGCCGACGGCAAGCTGATCGCCGGCGGCGGCGAGGACGGCACCCTCCGCCTGTGGGAACCCGGCCCCGGGTTCCGCGGCGACGCCCGCGCCATGCTGACCGGTCACACGAAGCCGATCGCCGCGGCCGCGGTCGCCCCGGACGGTCAGACGGCGGCGACCGGCTCGCTCGACGGCACCGCCCGCACGTGGACGCTCGGCCGCATCCGGCCGGGGCCGCGGGCGACACTGCCGCACCCCGCCGCGGTGCAGGCCGTGGCCTACCTGCCCGACGGCAAGAGCCTGGTGACGGCGTGCGCCGACGGCCGCGTCCGGGTGTGGGATTTGACGGCGCTGAAGCCGGCGGTCCGGGCCGAGTTCGCGGCGTCCGTGCGGGTGCTGGCGGTGACGGGGGACGCGATCGTGGGCACGGCCGAGGGTGCGGCGGTGACGACGTGGGACGCGCGGACCGGGGCGGTGCGGGCGGTGTGGGAAGTGCCCGGCGGGTCCGGCACCGCGGCGGCGCTGACGGCCGACGGGCGGTATTTGGCGCGCGGCACCTCGGCGGGCGTGGTGGGGGTGTACCGCGTGGCCGAGAAGCGGGCGCGATAA